A DNA window from Camelina sativa cultivar DH55 chromosome 17, Cs, whole genome shotgun sequence contains the following coding sequences:
- the LOC104741907 gene encoding probable methyltransferase PMT18 → MAKENSSHHLAEAKRKRLTWILCVSGLCILSYVLGSWQNNTVPTSSSEVYSRMGCDETTTTARAQTQRNPSSSDDDESLSSSSSEPVGLDFESHHKLELKVTNQTVKYFEPCDMSLSEYTPCEDRERGRRFDRNMMKYRERHCPSKDELLYCLIPPPPNYKIPFKWPQSRDYAWYDNIPHKELSIEKAIQNWIQVEGERFRFPGGGTMFPRGADAYIDDIARLIPLTDGAIRTAIDTGCGVASFGAYLLKRDIVAMSFAPRDTHEAQVQFALERGVPAIIGIMGSRRLPYPARAFDLAHCSRCLIPWFQNDGLYLTEVDRVLRPGGYWILSGPPINWKKYWKGWERSQEDLKQEQDSIENAARSLCWKKVTEKGDLSIWQKPINHVECNKLKRVHKSPPLCSKSDQPDFAWYKDLESCVTPLPEANNPNEFAGGALEDWPDRAFAVPPRIIRGTIPDTNAEKFREDNEVWKERIAYYKQIMPELSRGRFRNIMDMNAYLGGFAAAIMKYPSWVMNVVPVDAEKQTLGVIYERGFIGTYQDWCEGFSTYPRTYDLIHAGGLFSIYENRCDVALILLEMDRILRPEGTVVFRDNVETLTKIQSITNGMKWKSRILDHEKGPFNPEKILLAVKSYWTGPSS, encoded by the exons ATGGCGAAAGAGAACAGTAGTCACCACCTTGCAGAAGCAAAGAGAAAGCGACTCACTTGGATTCTTTGTGTAAGTGGACTTTGCATATTGTCTTATGTTCTTGGATCTTGGCAAAACAACACTGTCCCAACTTCTTCCTCTGAGGTTTACTCAAGAATGGGATGTGATGAAACAACAACCACCGCTCGGGCTCAGACTCAGAgaaatccttcttcttctgatgatgatgagagtctctcttcttcctcctcggaACCAGTTGGGTTAGATTTCGAAAGCCATCACAAACTCGAGCTTAAGGTTACGAATCAAACCGTAAAGTATTTTGAGCCATGTGACATGTCTTTGAGTGAGTACACTCCATGTGAAGAtcgagagagagggagaagatTCGATAGGAACATGATGAAATACAGAGAAAGACATTGTCCTTCGAAAGATGAGCTTCTTTATTGTCTGATTCCTCCTCCACCAAACTACAAGATCCCATTTAAATGGCCTCAGAGCAGAGACTATGCTTGGTACGACAACATCCCACACAAAGAGCTCAGTATTGAGAAAGCTATCCAGAATTGGATTCAAGTCGAAGGCGAAAGATTCAGATTCCCTGGTGGTGGCACTATGTTTCCACGTGGAGCTGATGCTTACATTGATGATATTGCTAGACTCATTCCTCTTACTGATGGAGCTATTAGAACAGCTATTGATACAGGATGTGGT GTGGCGAGTTTTGGTGCTTACTTATTGAAAAGGGATATTGTGGCTATGTCTTTTGCTCCAAGAGACACTCATGAAGCTCAAGTTCAATTTGCGTTGGAACGTGGAGTTCCTGCGATTATCGGGATCATGGGATCAAGAAGACTTCCTTATCCAGCTAGAGCTTTTGATCTTGCTCACTGTTCTCGTTGTTTGATTCCTTGGTTTCAAAACG ATGGTTTGTACTTGACCGAAGTGGACCGAGTATTAAGACCGGGTGGTTATTGGATCCTTTCCGGTCCACCAATCAACTGGAAGAAATACTGGAAAGGTTGGGAAAGATCACAAGAGGATTTGAAGCAAGAGCAAGATTCTATAGAAAATGCAGCAAGAAGTCTTTGTTGGAAGAAAGTTACAGAAAAGGGTGATTTATCAATCTGGCAAAAGCCTATTAATCACGTTGAGTGTAACAAACTCAAACGAGTCCACAAATCTCCTCCTCTATGCAGCAAATCAGACCAACCCGATTTTGCTTG GTACAAAGACTTGGAATCTTGTGTAACACCATTGCCAGAAGCAAACAATCCAAACGAATTCGCAGGAGGCGCGTTGGAGGATTGGCCAGACCGAGCTTTTGCTGTACCGCCTAGGATAATCCGGGGTACTATACCGGACACTAATGCTGAAAAATTCAGAGAAGACAATGAAGTATGGAAGGAAAGAATCGCATATTACAAACAGATAATGCCAGAGCTTTCAAGGGGAAGATTCAGGAACATAATGGACATGAATGCGTACCTAGGAGGGTTTGCTGCCGCGATAATGAAATATCCATCTTGGGTTATGAATGTGGTTCCTGTGGATGCTGAGAAGCAAACATTAGGTGTGATTTACGAACGAGGATTTATAGGGACGTATCAAGATTGGTGTGAAGGATTCTCTACGTATCCAAGAACTTATGATTTGATTCATGCCGGTGGATTGTTCAGCATTTACGAGAACAG GTGTGATGTGGCTTTGATACTACTTGAGATGGATAGAATACTAAGACCAGAGGGAACAGTGGTATTTAGGGACAATGTTGAAACATTGACGAAGATACAAAGCATAACCAATGGAATGAAGTGGAAGAGTCGGATTTTGGATCATGAGAAAGGCCCCTTCAACCCCGAGAAGATCCTTCTCGCTGTAAAATCATACTGGACCGGTCCTTCATCTTAA
- the LOC104757667 gene encoding 60S ribosomal protein L9-1: MKTILSSETMDIPDSVTIKVHAKVIEVEGPRGKLVRDFKHLNLDFQLIKDPETGKKKLKIDSWFGSRKTSASIRTALSHVDNLISGVTRGFRYKMRFVYAHFPINASIGGDGKSIEIRNFLGEKKVRKVDMLDGVTIVRSEKVKDEIVLDGNDIELVSRSCALINQKCHVKKKDIRKFLDGIYVSEKSKIVEEE; the protein is encoded by the exons atgaagactaTTCTATCTTCCGAGACGATGGACATCCCCGACAGCGTAACCATCAAGGTTCACGCCAAAGTGATCGAAGTCGAAGGTCCTCGCGGCAAACTTGTTCGCGATTTCAAGCATCTCAACCTCGATTTCCAGCTGATCAAGGACCCCGAGACTGGTaagaagaagcttaagatcGATTCGTGGTTTGGATCCCGCAAAACCAGTGCCTCCATCAGAACCGCTCTTAGCCACGTTGACAACCTCATCTCCGGTGTGACCAGAGGTTTCAGGTACAAGATGAGGTTTGTGTATGCTCATTTTCCCATTAACGCTTCCATTGGTGGTGATGGCAAGTCTATTGAGATCCGTAACTTCCTTGGCGAGAAGAag GTGAGGAAGGTAGATATGTTGGATGGTGTGACCATTGTGCGATCTGAGAAGGTCAAGGATGAGATCGTTCTTGATGGTAATGACATCGAGCTTGTGTCAAGGTCATGTGCTTTGATCAACCAG AAATGTCACgtaaagaagaaggatatcAGGAAGTTCCTTGACGGTATCTATGTCAGCGAGAAGAGCAAGATTGTTGAAGAGGAATAG